The stretch of DNA TTATTTTTCTTTACAAATCAATTTTCAACCAAATTTGAATTTGCAATCTTCCAAAGTCATATTTTTATCGATAATCAGTATTTTTTCATTTTTAATAAATGTCCCTTTTTAGAGGGGGCTCAAGGTTTAAATTTTAAATTTTAAATTAAATTTCTATCCACTGCTCACTCTTCACTCTTCACTTTTCACTCTTCACTAATTTCGCCCACGGATCTTTCAGCGCCACCGTCCGGTTGAAAACCATCCGTTCCATCGTGCTGTCGGGATCTACATTGAAATAGCCGATCCGTTGGAACTGTAAGTACGAGTAAGGCTTCCTGTCTTTCACGCTGGGTTCGGCATAGGCCGGGTAGATGACCTTGAGGGAGTCGGGATTGAGAAACTCTTTAAAATCGCGGTCTTTATGGCCGGTTGGATCTGGATCCATGAAGAGGCGGTCGTAAAGACGCACCTCTACGGGCAACGCCAGGGCAATGGATACCCAGTGCAGGGTGCCTTTCACTTTGCGCTGACTACCGGAACCGCTGCGGGTTTCGGGATCATAGGTGCAGTGAAGTTCAGTGATGTTTCCGGACGCATCTTTAATGACTTCCTCGCACTTGATGATATAAGCGTTTTTCAGACGTACTTCGGTTCCCGGGGCAAGGCGGAAAAACTTGGGTGGCGGGTTCTCCAGGAAATCTTCCTGTTCGATATAAATCTCTCTTGAGAAAGGAACGACTCGTGTGCCGGCTGCAGGATCTTCCGGGTTGTTTTCCGCTTCGATTTCTTCAACTTTTCCTTCAGGATAGTTGGTGATCAATACTTTCAGCGGATTCAGCACCGCCATGATGCGCGGTGCGGTCTTGTTCAGGTCTTCCTTCACGCAAAATTCCAGCAGCCCGAAATCGATTACATTTTCCCGTTTGGCAACGCCTATAAGATCGGCGAAGTTACGGAGCGAGGCCGGAGTATAACCCCTTCGGCGAAGCCCAGAGATGGTAGGCATCCGCGGATCATCCCAGCCGTATACGAGGTTTTCCTGCACCAGCTGAAGCAGCAAACGTTTGCTCATCACGGTGTAAGTCATGTCGAGCCGGGCAAATTCGATCTGGCGGGGACGGTAGGCGTTTTTATCCTTCACGATCTGGTCGAGGAACCAGTCGTAAAGGGGCCGGTGCACCTCGAATTCCAGGGTACAGATCGAGTGGGTGATGCCTTCGATATAGTCCGACTGGCCATGAGCGTAATCGTACATCGGGTAGATGCACCATTTGTCGCCGGTACGGTGATGAGTGGCAAACAAAATGCGGTACAGCACCGGGTCGCGCATATGCATGTTCGGCGAGGCCATGCCAATCTTTGCACGCAGGATCCTCGATCCTTCGGGAAATTCGCCTTTGCGCATCCGTTCGAAAAGGTCCAGGTTTTCTTCCATGGAACGGTTACGGAAAGGGCTTTCCACGCCGGGCTGGGTGGGCGTGCCGCGCTGCTCGCTGATCTCCTCGGCGCTGTGGTCATCGACATAGGCTTTTCCTTCTTTAATCAGCATGACGGCCCATTCATAAAGCTGGT from Bacteroidales bacterium encodes:
- a CDS encoding glutamine--tRNA ligase/YqeY domain fusion protein, whose amino-acid sequence is MTLNNPPEEKSTKSLHFIEQIIEEDIRNGKNNARVHTRFPPEPNGYLHIGHAKSICLNFGLAQKYGGKTNLRFDDTNPTKEEQEYVDSIMDNVRWLGFDWEDRLFFASDYFDQLYEWAVMLIKEGKAYVDDHSAEEISEQRGTPTQPGVESPFRNRSMEENLDLFERMRKGEFPEGSRILRAKIGMASPNMHMRDPVLYRILFATHHRTGDKWCIYPMYDYAHGQSDYIEGITHSICTLEFEVHRPLYDWFLDQIVKDKNAYRPRQIEFARLDMTYTVMSKRLLLQLVQENLVYGWDDPRMPTISGLRRRGYTPASLRNFADLIGVAKRENVIDFGLLEFCVKEDLNKTAPRIMAVLNPLKVLITNYPEGKVEEIEAENNPEDPAAGTRVVPFSREIYIEQEDFLENPPPKFFRLAPGTEVRLKNAYIIKCEEVIKDASGNITELHCTYDPETRSGSGSQRKVKGTLHWVSIALALPVEVRLYDRLFMDPDPTGHKDRDFKEFLNPDSLKVIYPAYAEPSVKDRKPYSYLQFQRIGYFNVDPDSTMERMVFNRTVALKDPWAKLVKSEK